DNA from Tripterygium wilfordii isolate XIE 37 chromosome 15, ASM1340144v1, whole genome shotgun sequence:
TCTATAATTTGTAGTAATCTCACAGTGAAATGATTCTGCCCCGTAATCAGCATCAGTGGAGAACTGATCtttgatatatttattttcttcttcaccAGGGTGTTTCAAGAGCATTAATTGACAACTCTAAAACTTTAAGATTGCCAACACATTTACATGAACGGTTAGGACTAATTCGGAATGCTAAGATTAAGCTGCAAGAAGACGGAATAACTCCGTCTATTGATGTAAGTCATTACTTGTACATTTTTGTATATGCTAACTGTCAGTCAGTGCTTCACTAGctcgtttttttttctctctcgttGTTTCTGACGTGTCTGCTCTACTTATTATCTTCTTTTTGTTTAGAGAATTGCAGAATCCTTGAAAATGTCACAAAAGAAAGTTAGGAATGCTACAGAGGTACTGGATTTTGAAATACCTATGTTTCATCATTTCGGGGTTCGTATTTTCTTGTAGCTTACTCTATAACATCCTTGTATGCAGGCAATTAGTAAGGTCTTCTCCCTTGATAGGGATGCATTCCCGTCACTGAATGGTCTTCCTGGAGAGACGCATCATAGTGTAAGTAGGAATTTAATTTACGAAAATCATTCGAGGATGACTCTTTGACCATGCTGGCCTCTTTTCCTTGTTTTCCCCCAACACATGATTaactatttgttttctttatttgccTTTCTTTGTTTTCTGAAGTACATTGCAGATAATTGTCTGGAGAACAATCCGTGGCATGGAGTAGATGAGTGGTTGCTTAAGGTaaaccaaataaataatatagAGATAGATAAAAGCTAGAGATGGTATGTTGAATTGAAATGATGTTGTTGTCTGCAACCACTAATTGAGCTTTATTTATGCTTTTCGTCATGTCACTTAAATTTCCGTTACTGATAATATAGGTTTCACCAACATGTGAAATTCTAATAATCCCCATATGGAGTCTTTTACATGACCCAAATTAGTTCAAGTAGTTTATGCTCTTGCATGAACTTATGGTTTTAACAGGTGCATTACCTTGTCTGTATTTGTGATTTGAACTTTGTTTTCTAATGATGTGAACGTCTAAAGATCTAGTGATGTAATGAGCAAGTCAAGAAAAGTAACACTACCAGTGATTTATCTGCAGGAAGAAGTAAACAAGCTCATCAACTCAACACTTCAAGAACGGGAGAGGGACATTATACGTCTTTACCATGGTCTGGACGACAAATGTCTTACATGGGAGGACATTAGTAAACGGTAAGTTGACGAAAGTGCTCGACTTATTTCTTCCCTCAAAACTTCCTTTCTGTTTAAGTTTTGTTGATAATCCCGTCGTATAAACATTTTCAGGATAGGTTTGTCAAGAGAAAGAGTACGGCAAGTTGGACTTGTCGCACTAGAGAAACTAAAAAACGCTGCAAGGAAGAGAAACATGGAGGCTATGCTAATGAAACATTAGTTTTGCGCGTTTCATCGAGGGCTCAACAGTATGAttgtatatagagagagaactGAATCTGCATTTCTTTATCAGAAATATTGATACAAGGTATTGAATGATAGATAAAACCAACATTTGATCCGTTTTAACTCAGTAATCCAAAGTTCAAACGTTCTAATCTAGTCACAGAAAATTTCAAAACGTAACTCGGGCAGATTTCTCAGCCCTCCAGGCAAAACAGCAAGGATGATTAGGTACCGCCAGCATAGTTACCGATAATTGTGTCAAAAACAATGCAACTAGCAGTGTCATTCCTTGAAACTGTGCTCCAAAGAATCTGCTTCCACATTCCCATCTTCGGGACAAACCCCTGCTTCACCATTTGCTTCAAAGCCCAATCCACATCTCCTGGCAGCTTTTCTTCACAAAGACCATGAATTAACTTCTTGTATGACACAAAACTAGGACTTGCACCCACCAAAATCATCCTACTCATCAACTCCTTCGCTTCAACAATTTTCTTCGCATCAAGCAAAGTATACAAGACCTCATGATAGGACCCTGCATCCGGTTCACACCCCTTTCGCTTCATCCCATTCAAAAGATTCACCCCTTCTTCGACCCTGCCTTGCTTCCGAAGCCCAGATATCAAAACATTGAATGTAATCGTATCTGCATCAATTCCTTCACTCTCCATTCTATCAAGCAGTTTAATTGCTTCCTCCACCCTCCCATTTTCACACAAACCGCGCATTAACGTTGAGTAAGTCCTAACATTAGGCATACACTTTTGCTTAGGAAATTCGTCGAGCACATAGAATGCAGCATCCATGTTCCCACTCTTACACAACCCTTTAATCAATATGTTGAGGCAACAAGCATCAATCGCAATACCCAGCTTGGGAGCACCCACATAAACCTCATGAACCACATCAAACAGCTGTGCGCACACAAGCAAATTCAATACGAAATTGAAAGTTCTAACAGATGGCCGACACCCAAAGCTTGGCATGTCAAATAAAGTGTCAATTGCAGCCTTGATTCGACCAGCCATGTTTCCATAAACCTTGATTACATTGTAGAAGAACTCATCGGACAAACGGTAGGTTCGTTCAGCCTTGACTCTCTGCATCACAAATGCAACGGCATCGAATTGCTTGGCAATTGCAAGCTTGTTGATGATGAGAGTGTAGAGAGCTTCATTGGGTTTGTAGTCTTTGCGGGTGGAGTACTGGTTCAAGAATGAAATAACGGATTGTGGGTCGTGGAGGTTGTCTAGGATTTTCAAGACTTGATTCGGCGACAACCAGTCTTTGTGGGTGAGTTTGTATTGCTGGTGTTCGAGTGAGGAATGGAGTGAATTGAAGAATGATTGGTGGAATGGCCATCTATAAGCGAGGAGTCGGAGTGAAGGAGAAATCATAGTTTAATTGTCGAGGAAATGGTCATCACCGGAGGATCGTTGCTGCTACTGCTGTGCAAGGAAGCATTGCTTGGTGCAGGTTTCAGTTATAGACGGTAACTTAGATCGTTAATGGGCCTAGCGTTCTCAATAAAAAAAGCCCGTAACATAATTGCCTGATTGGTCATAGGTCATATTAATGCCGTATAGTCGGCCCATTTTTGGGGAGGAAAATGGGATATTATAAATGTGTGGGGATATTGTAAAAATGATtactaattttgaaaaaaataataataatgaatacCAAAATTTTCATGTGAGCAATCTTTAACAGAGAAagatcataataaaaaccatattCTAGCCGAAATACTTTTACTAATATGTACAACTTCTTTCCGTAGCAATTTACACAAACCTCAATTACATTAGTGAAAATATCTCACTCAAAGTTACGGGTGTAAACggtcagatttttttttcttcagttttttgACAAGAATTTAATCGACCGACCAATCAATTATCGACGGTTATTATCGATCCTCATGAGAAGAAACCTACGAAGAATAACAAGGCCCAACTCAACTAGCTAGACTCAGCCCATTAGTCTAGGTCCAATTGATTCTTATTTGAATTAGACAGTTGCCTCAATACTCACATGCTCTTAGACTCTGTCAGTCATGTACCTGGTCTAACTCAGTAGCCTTCTATCCGTTACTCATTACGTTTATAtcattttcaattaatgaaaatCATAGATTCAAACGCACATTGGTCAATTCTATTAAAGagatatgtaaattttttttttaattcaaatcTTCATAGCCCTACTCAGTGTCATATCTTTGGCACAAACTTTTTTCGAGCCCACTCGTAATATTGAGTGTTCGTGCctgtttgttttatattttgcaCATTAAAATTGTAGCAGCTATTTATAATAGTATTGGTTCGTAAGATTGGTTAGTTGCCATAACTTTATTCAAACTTGTGCAGCACAAGAACATAGAAATCCATGGACAAATCTCCTTTCATTTAAAGCATGCAAAACTCATATATTTTTTGACTTTGTTGTGCCAATTAAAACATGCCAACTTGTAATCAGTTGGACCAACTCATTTCATGCACATTAAAATGCTATTGCTTGAGATCTATATCTCATTCTCATCTCACAGCCGCCTTTACTAACAACTAAGAGCAAAACAGGTTAAGGtagtgtctctctctctctctctctctgtgtatgTTCTTTGTGATCCATTTGTGAGTATCAGAAAGCACTCACTACCACCTCTTCACTGCGACCCTCCTCCCAACCTTAGTTTTAATGTTGTGGGCAATATTGTCAAAAGGACagatttgtgtttttttggtttgaaattaCTGCAATAAATGACATGATACAGTTCAAGTCAAGTCATATCATCAAACTCTAATTCAAACTTAATACTATATGACACCCAAATAACAAACATGTCAAAAATACATCCTCCAACAAGAGGACCCCCACCCCAACCatgtcacacacacacacacacacgtgtatatatatatatcatctatTGCAACCCTCCTCCTTTATCCGGGCTTGGGACCGGCTGTgccaaaaacataaaagaagaTAAGCAAAACACAGGCGGAGTTACTTCTGATCGAGTTTACTAAGAGTATATGCATATGATCATGTACATAATTCACAAAAAAAGAGACGGGtgaattcaaaaatatttttattgtaaatacATCGCATTTCCAATAAAGAGATGAGATTTTTTTATGAAGCCTTCCAATAAAAAgcatttggtaaaaaaaaagatacaaataCATCCACACATTCACTCCTAAATGTGCAAAATTAGAATCAAGATTTCATCTTATAAAATAATGCACGCTAAAAATAACACTCATTAAAAGTATGGCCCTTTAATTAACTTCACATCCTCGGTGAGTCTAAAACTACTCTGACAAATtacagacttttttttttgataactagGGAAATCCCCAACCTGACGACCACTTTGCGAGCCCTGGGCCATATCCAAACCCCGGGCGACACCCCCACCCACTATGCGACAGGCTTGACTGGGCTGAAACCTTGTGAAGAAATACCACAAAGAAATGTACTACCAATTGGAATTGAACTTTGGGCGCAATTGCGCTTGACCTAGCCTACAAAAAACACACTAATCATGACAAATCCAACAATTAGGtctttaaaaaatataacaataggaaaaaagaaaactcgATTAAAAATTTTTGGTCTTGCTTGGCAATAAGAACATAAGGTGTTAGGTAGGGTTTAGGTCTTGCTTCGCAATAAAAAccttacacttttttttttctaacgtGGAACCCACCCAGTTGCCCATTAGACAATTGACTGGTAAACTCCAAATCATATGAATATCCAGCAACCCACATGGACCAATTGAGACCTGAACCAAGATCAAGTGTGAGAGATAATGCAAAGTGACATTTGCACACATTGGGCTGAGCAAGAGCCCATCTCACAAATTGTAATAATGGAAACATTAATGtgacttgaactcacgacctcccgCTTGTGCTAAGAATTACCGGTCAAAttcacctaaaccctaaacttgaaaaccctaaaccctaaacaacatACACACTACTAAATTTTACAGAGGCATCCCAACCCACTACTCTCGCAAGCTTTATACTCATAAACTCAACCCCTATGAACCCCACTGCTAAGCGGGCCCTAACCTAAGACTAAACCCCCTACCCGTAAGACCAACAACCTTTTGGTGgtcatgagttcgattcccCCCAACAACCataaacacaaataaaaaaGCATACAACTCGGAAGCCAAAAGAATACCTCTAGAGAATATATAGATGCACAAGGAAAAACTCAATAAAAATCTTATTTGGCACATGTGCTACAGCTAACATCCAAAAAACAAATTCTAGAAAAAGAGAGCACACAAGAGGGAAAATTTAAAACgaaaatagaaaattttttgttgtatttttccACCCACAGGATGAAGGCTAATAAGTCTTCCAAGTGTCTAAAAAAGGTCGAAAAGACTATTCACAACCGCTACTTATCTAAATCCCCTACTTGCCTAAAAATGTATTTTTGGCACTTACCAAACTAAAACCAACAAAAATTTAACCAAAAACTTATTTTAGTGGACCCTCCAACCCTGGCACCATTTGTACCTCATTTCAACATCACAtcttatattttaatatttttcaatatttattaTTACAAATGTAAGTAATAAAACATTATATGgaaaggaggaggagagattAATTTTAGGGATGATGGTGCATATGCCAACTATGGGATATGCAAGTCACCCATCCCCATTTTAGCTTTTCATCCATTTTTTGGGGTACCTATTGGAAATGTTCTAAAACAAGAATTGACATGACAAAGCAACATTTGACATCTAAGCTTGTACCATCTTCAAGCAAGTGAGCTATTAGTTGAACGgcaatcacattgcatgtaaggGACCATCCACTCATTAGGTCGTGAGTTCGAATCATACCCTCTTCCCAAACCCCTGTTTCAAAAGTTGTACaatcttcaaaattgcacaatttTGTGGTCATGCATTAAATACTAGATTGGGCTCCAAAAATCAATGTTATAAAAATCGTGTTGAATATCAACCCAAGCGAGGGATTGAGTTGCTAGTTCAACCAATGGATTATCAATCAAACCGCAagcttaattaaaaaataaaatatattaatattaaaaataatgctaaaaataaatatcataataatatcatatggtcattcatcatttttttaagaaattaaaaaattaagttcACATATCTAATACAGGACAATACACCCAATAAATATAGAAATCAAGTTTCACatcataaattaagaatatataataaataattcaaaaaacattttctaatattttgaaaaatcatCCTGTTTTACCAGCACGGTTCAACAATTTTTATGGAAAATCATCCGCCTTTATCGGTTTTATCTGGGTCACTTGCGTGACTAGTATTTTACCAGAACCCTACCAACTTAGTGACCGATTTTACGGTTCAACCAGCCGGCATGGTCCGATTTTGGAAAGTTTAAGAAGGGGGTCTTTTTTTTTACTCCGAGAATGGAAAAGCACAAACTTGTTGGTAGCTTGCCCCGCCCCTCTACCTTCATTTTGCTTTGTATTTGCCATTTGATAACATGATTGGGCAAGGAGAGTTTCCATAATTATTACAATCCAAGCCAACAAAGTCTAGTCACCTGTGAAGTTGATAAAGAAAGGAGGGGGCAGCGGAAACATACCAGAGGGCCTGGAGACACCTTCCCCCTAGCCCCAGCAGCTAAGACGCTGTTTCTACTTGGTCTATCCCTGCAAACAACGAATTGAACAAATATAGTAAATAACTAGAAGTAATACATACAAGGTACATCCAAACTTTGGAAGACATGATATGCAATCATTCTCATGATGCTGCTGCCTAAAGCCATTGTCAACTTTCAACCGCTAGTTAATGAGTATTTCTCAGTCTCCATAGGTAAATTTGGATTCTTATCAACAAGAAGAATTTTGTTGTCTGAGTCTTGTTGAAGACATTGCAAGTGCTACTTCCTTTATACACATTTTGTAGCCACCGTCATCCTAAAAACAATAAGATAGTATCACCTCATCAACATTGGGCTATTGCTTATATATTTAATCAGCAAGTCCCCCAAAGCCCCATCAGCAAGATGCAACAACAGTCTTTATTTTCACATTTTAAATGGCCACATAATCTACGCAAAAGTAAAACGTAAAAAAGAATTCACCAACAAGCTTGTTAAGTTTAACCGTTATTGTGGGAGCTCATGAAGAATACTTCAATTTCATGGATCAATCAAATCCATTCTGTAAAAACAAATGGTTTGCTACTAGCCCTCTTGATTAAGCCTTGCTGCCGTTTATATTGGTTATGGGACATCGGGGTGAAGATATATCAGATTTCTTCACTCAGATTCAGCACACAGCTTTGAGATTAAGATGTAATGAGTTGCAAGGGTATATAACTCTTCAATATTAATAGAAATTACTTACAGAACCATCAAAGTCATCTGcaaagtttttcaaatttttgttaaaagttCATTTATATTGCATAGAGAAATAATGCATGTCTGTACACAAAAATTGGAATTCCAAAAGTCTGACTTTAAGTAAGAAAACCATGAACTGATTTAGAGTTCCCGGGAGAAGAAACTCATCTGCATCAGGAAAAGGCCTACTAGAATGCAGTAGCCTATAAATCACCTCCAACAAGTCGGCTACAAAAATCAAAGCAATAAGATTGCCACTATTAGATACCCGGCCTTTTGACTGATGCAACCAAAAACCTGAAAGAAAAAGCATAATTGCATCAGCGCCCACAGCATTACACAAGATATGCTAACAACTAGGATTTGTCCCTCTTTGATTAACAAATCAAGAcgaataaaagtaaaaaaaaatgaaaatcagaaaAACAGAATTCAGCAAGATGATAACTTGATATCATTAAATTCGTCAGGATTTTACACTTCTCAGTAGAACATAATACCACACATACAAAGGGCTTTTTGTGGTTCTATTTTCAAAGATCATAATTTCACAAAGATAACACCACCCAGGGCCCACCCCACGTCTTCGACTTCTAAGTCCATTCTAATTCCCTCATTGTTCATCATTGTTCAATTGTGTCAGAAAGCCAATGAATGAAAAAACATGAGCCACTCAATGACAACAAAGGGGCACTCAAAATGACAACAAAGGGGTGCCTGACAAGTAAATTCAAAGATTATAGAAATCAGGAGTCTTGCCCATTTGAAACTTATGAGTGATTCGCTTCCACAATTTTACTAAACACCAAACCTTAAACATCATTTTACCCTAAGAACTCCAAATTTCCCACATTTTACAGTTGATGAGACCATAAACTCCTTTTCACAGACCCAATCCATCTAAAAACCATATTGTAAGCTAAAAACTCCAATTTTCTCTCACTTTCCTATTGATGATACTGTTCAAGGCAAAGAGTAGACCAAAATACTTTGCATTATTTCATCATTGACTGAAATCAATCTAATGGAAACCATAGAATTCCACGTTTGCTAGCAACCTGGAAGAAACCCCAAGAGATGCATTGTTACTCCTGTTTTATGTCAACTACATAAGACTGGAAAGCAAatgaagcaatttcaaagcagacAGTTTCAAACTTGTGATGTGTACACTCTGAAGAATCAACTTGTTGAGAGGCTGGATCTGGAGTTCCAACTTGTGATGTCTACACTGTGAAGAATCAACTTTAGTATTATGCTAACTGACCCCATTTCCACGATAAACTATAATACAACTTTCTTTCAAAGTTCCTAAATCCAATGCTAGACAGGTATGGTCCTACAACTAACCAAGCTACCAAGATAAGTGTTAATAATCAAAAACATTGAGGCAATGGAGCTAAACAGAGCAGTAATATGATGTTACTACTTACTATCAGATAAATAGTTAAAAGTACCTATGAGAAACGTGGCTGACGTATTTGCAATCAAGTGTGGAAGTATCATCTACGGTTTCTCACTGCACTTGTAACTACATTTTCTTCTACCAAATTCATGTTCCTATACACCTTCATGCAACCACAAAACAAGTCCAAGTACCCAATCACAAACCCAGAATTAAGTCTAATTACTGTACAAATTTTTCAAACAAAGAAACACATAAATTGATTGCTAAGTACTCAGATTTATTCAAAGAGAGTTTCGTCATCTGGAACATACAAGGAATGAAGAAACCTGGCCATATCCACTCTGAAGCTTACTCGGCAGTCAAGTCATCTGGTTACAACATCCACCAAAATTTCAGAGAACCAGCCAAATTGTTCCAAGTGGATGAAGCTATTATAGAAAGAGCATATGACATCAAAATGCACATTCACCAAAGCTAGCAGCATATGCATAGTCAAACATTTACTGAAAGGTTACAAATGCTAAGGAATTCTTCACCACATTTGCTTCTCTACAAGTCCTTGGTGATCTATGTAATACATTGTTAAATGGGCATCCATAGTGCCAACAAAACATGACCAATCTATGGTGGCTCCAAATCCTCCTTAGCGCTAAAAAGAAATGAGACACGATCTACCAACATGCAACTATATGAGTCACCCCATAGCATGCAAACTTATCCCTGCACACTGCACATGATGCCAAGGTCAAAATGGAGCGAGCTTACCACTGAGTCCAAGGCTTATCTCTATACACACGCAGTGCACAAGAGGAAGGAACACACCGTGTCTCAAGATTCTTGAGAGAACATTTATGTAACTTGAACTCAATAAATCAACGTTATGATATGGAAAACTTACAGCTGATCTAAGCTTATGATCCTCTAAAGACAAACCTAGGGCACATGAAAAGAGATAATTTCCATTATTTAAAGTTATAAACCATTCCCACAATGGAACACAAGCTTAACACTGCACCAGTAATTGCCTTCAAAGACAATAAGTGCAAAATGCTCTCCAATTGTTGCGCCTACGAAAAATAAGCATGCACATGCTTTGGACTATACCACCAAGGTCCCAATGAGAAACTTCACCATCATGTCAAAGCCCGCAAGTAGTTGTATTTTAACTTCATAATTAAGTTGGACATGGACTTAAACTGTaggaaaaataacaaagaataATAACCAAGAGGCACATGAAAGAGAGAGATTACAAATTGTCTCCAAAACACATATGGCCTTGAAATAACTTAACTTCAAAACACCAAGTGCCATGTACAATCCACTTAACCGCAATTCAGAGCCAGTATTAGATGCAAAAAGAGTCTCTTTTCGTAAGTGACCGGCCCATACAAGTAAAAGGGTCATTTGCAAATTGTATTTGCCCCATGTACAACACattatatctatataaataacTCTTATACTGACAATGATACAAATCATCtcatcaaaattcaaatgaCCACGTGTGAAGTCAAAACTCATACTTGTTGAGTTGATTATGAGGCTGCACATTTTTAGGGTAAAAGGTAACGGGAGTaagttaaatggataaaaattCATAAAAGTAAATGGAAAATCCAAAGTTGCAAGAACTACAGAGGAATCAAGACTATGAGTCGTACATGAAATCTCGGAAAAAGTAGTTAAACGAATATTACACGTCGgaaaaacaaaagttaaatctaataacaaaaaaaaccttCGGCGGTTAGTGTATTAATTTGCTTGAGGGCAATGAGCCCTCAGCGAAGCGCCGGTGATTTGCTAGTATTGTAAACAGTGGCAATGGTGGCAAAGCACCAAATGGTTTAATCCTTATAACAACAATCCACAATGGAGGCTACATTGCCACTAAGACAACTAAGGCACCAAGGGGGCGTAATCTAAAAAGACTACAAGGATGAGAGAATCATACTatcaagaataaaaaatgaagGTAAACAATTCCCGTACACAAAGCTCCCTCAGTGGGGGTGGTCGGAGATAGGCAGGATGCATGCAtaccttatccccacataatatgtagagaggctatttcaaaaaattgaacatgtaacctctaggttgcaccatttCAACTCTACCATTGGACCACATGTTTGCTTGTAATTATATTATCACGAATATTCTAGAAAAAAGAGGACAGAAACCCACACTAGGATTCTATCAATCTAGAGTCTCTAGAGAAGCTCTGAATAGGAAGTTATCTTTGAATGCAAGTGATCGATGGTTTATGGTGTCACCTAAAATTGTTTTATGCCAGATTGTAAATGTCAACACTAAGAATGCACTTGGAGCTCAGCAACCGCGATACATTGATTGACAGTCACTGAACTTGAATAACTTGCGGGTTAAAGTATGGAAAAGCTACATGGAAGAAATATAAAATGTTAAATGATAAGACACACAATTGCATACCTAAGACACCAATAATTGGCAAAATGGAACACCCGGGGACTGAAACCAAGTCATGGCCTTGCAACAATATTGAACTAAAGTTGGTAAGATACTAAGATATATTTATGGAACTTCagaaacaattttaagaaagaATGTACATACCTCAACTTGCAAACCACAATACTCTAATTCAGAGATCCACGACACCTGACGAAAACAaataatcatcaacataaattcaTGTTACAAGGATCAACCTTTCCTAGGCTTTATATCTAACCCAGAAATTCATCAAGCCATTCCTCTAGCCTAAATGCAATCAAAGCTATCAAAAAAATGCGAAAAATTaataatgaataaataaatgaaatagagaaatttttattttcaatgtaATATCCATTCCATCTCACCTCCTAGAACCACAGTTGCAGGGTATCTTTTTCTCCTCCAAAGGAAATTTGTAATTATAAGTAATTTCTTCTCCTGCAGCTATATGTCGTTTCGCATAGATGAAAATCTTCTTTTGACTTTCAACGCTTATAACCTTTGTGTAGCAGTTGGGCTGGCATAAACAATAGAAACAAATAATAGGAAACCATAGCCTTTGATTGATATGATGAATCAACATATAATTTCATCCAGATACCTCGCAAGAATGGTTTATAAATCTAGCAATGCCACCACGCTTTGTCGCATCAACCTAAATATTTCATAGATAAGTAATAACGAGTAAGCTATTGTGTCTCCAACAAGCTATCAAACATCATTGAAAAGGCAAGCAAGAGATGCATGGCACTCCCAATGGGTGATAAAAGCACACAATCAAAACTTACAAACCAACCCAACTGCTCAGATAGACAAAAGGCTAACAACTCAATACTACGAATGTTATCCCAAAAAAGGGACTTGATCAAAAGAATAGCACAATGAAACAGGTTTcaaacaaaatgaagaaaacgAAATTAAGAGGCATCCTAAAATAATTTAGACCTCATTAAAAAACCATTTTGCAGATTAGTTAAAGCAAGGAAAAATCAGGAATTTCATCTGAGGAGATTCGGCAGGGTTTAATAACAAACAAATGGACTTCATAACTGTAGTTTAATTTCTTAACTTCAAGACTGAAAGCTGAAAGACATCTATCCAACCATAAGGGCAAAAGGGAGTATACAGCTCGGTTTCACATCAGCAGCACAGCTTCTTTAATGCATACCCGAAAATGGAGGCCAAATAAAGGCCAAAAAATAAATGTTGATTGAACAGAACAATGAAG
Protein-coding regions in this window:
- the LOC120016041 gene encoding pentatricopeptide repeat-containing protein At3g14580, mitochondrial-like, producing MISPSLRLLAYRWPFHQSFFNSLHSSLEHQQYKLTHKDWLSPNQVLKILDNLHDPQSVISFLNQYSTRKDYKPNEALYTLIINKLAIAKQFDAVAFVMQRVKAERTYRLSDEFFYNVIKVYGNMAGRIKAAIDTLFDMPSFGCRPSVRTFNFVLNLLVCAQLFDVVHEVYVGAPKLGIAIDACCLNILIKGLCKSGNMDAAFYVLDEFPKQKCMPNVRTYSTLMRGLCENGRVEEAIKLLDRMESEGIDADTITFNVLISGLRKQGRVEEGVNLLNGMKRKGCEPDAGSYHEVLYTLLDAKKIVEAKELMSRMILVGASPSFVSYKKLIHGLCEEKLPGDVDWALKQMVKQGFVPKMGMWKQILWSTVSRNDTASCIVFDTIIGNYAGGT